CCAAATAAgatatttattaatttatttggAAAATACACAAGATATAATATATGTCCGTACCATGAGCAGTTTGTGAGAATGAATGTCCAAGTATACATGGTGTCCCATTTGTGCATGAGAAAACCAGCAAACGGCTACAAATGTTGAGTGCTAGTTTGTTCCTTGAAGCTAACTTACTTACAGTGCTATATAACAGTAACACTTATTAATTTTGCTAGAGTGCCATTTTGCACAACACTAATAATATCACACTAATGATTTACTCAGTAGCAGTGATGTAATTTCCATTAAGGCAgtactacatgtacaaaaattgaaatactctaatagaacagtcaactattcTACTAAACCAGTCACACTACTCATGTTTATATTCTTTACCTTTTCTAAAATATTTCTGACTACATTCAGTATACACCAGTGATGATCTGTTGCCTTAAATCTTTACCAGTGTGGCAGTATATGGCTGTTAGTAGCAACTAATATATAGCTAGAATGTGCATACTATTTTCTTGTGCTTTACACCTGATGGTACACATCCAgaaatatgcaaattttggtatGCTTTGGGAATGAGCAATGATGTGGCCAAGGTCATTTATTGTAATATAATTTACCAGCTCTAATATACACAGCACAAGTATGATGACATAATAAAGTGGTATGAGGAGTTGGCCGATCAGTACAGCAACATTGTCACTTACTATCCTACTATTGGCAAGTCATATGAAGGACGGGACATGCCAGCTGTGCATATTACAGGAAGCACTGCTCCAAACACATTTAAAATGTATTTTCAATGCCAAATCCATGCAAGTAAGTTGTACTGTGTATAGCGAATCACTATAGAATGATTTGTGGTTGTAATGTGATTGGTAAAAAGCATCTACTCATGTTGTTCAGACTATATGTATTACAACTATATACTTCAGCAAGTTAATATCAGATAGAGAGATGACCTGTAAAGGTTTTTGTGATGATCCCTATTATATACCAGTTTTATAAAACTCTTACACTTGTATACTGATATGTAGTTGTATaggaatgtgtgtgtgtgtgcgtgcatgtgtgtgtgtgtgtgtgtgtgtgtgtgtgtgtgtgtgtgcatgtgtgttatgCGCTTATCAATGTAATACCCAACTACCACTGATATGGGCTAAGGGTGGGGAAAAGTCGGGGATGGTGGGGGgattgatcgctaaatttcccTCAACATAGTAgggatttgtcttcactaaagaaatccactcagacagcaaaggtgtgtgctttcagtttaggaaggagtgtctcgggtgctagATACTACGttcatactagaatccacttgAACCAACTCATCGTTAGACCAACGCCACTCGACCATAtaaatcccctcctagcccccAGTATTCCTGGGGTTTGCAGGTCGagacttggtcggggtttgCATCTCCAGTACTTCCCCAATAGGTGgagaattgtaattttcagtaatgcaaatccccaccttccccaaCTTCAGCCTGTATCAGTgatagtcggggattacattgataggtgcattatgtgTGACTACTGGATGTGCACTTTTACCTGTATTGTGTTTTTATTGTGTTTTGCTAGGGGAATGGATCAGTGGAGCAGTCTGTGGGTACATTGTCAACTACTTATTAGAAAATTATGGTAATAATGAGGATGTAAGTGTTACATTTCAACTTTTAATTTGTTGCCACCACTATTTATTTGTATGCAGGTTACCAAACTTTTGGATTCATTAGAATTCATTTTTATACCATTTGTGAATCCAGATGGTTACGCCGTAAGTAATAATCAGTTTCAAACATGTGATAGTGAGACTTGTGTAGTATACATGGTCTAATGATCGTTTGTGGCGTAAAAACAGACGCCCAGGAACTCCTTGTGATGGTGTGGATCTTAACAGGAACTATGATGATCACTGGAGTGAGGTTTGACAGGATAAAGATTTCTTTTCAAAGGAGATATTCTCTTTTTGTAAAACTAGAATGGAAGTTCTAATAATCCATGCAGTGAGACTTATCATGGTACTGGGCCAGAATCAGAGCCAGAAACTCAGAACACAGCAAATTATTTTAAGTAATTGCAGTCAGCAACTGTTAATTTAGATACACCTTCCTTTGTAGGAATCAAAATGCTATTATCGGTGCCATTGACTGGCACTCTTATGGACAACTGATACTCCGTCCTTATGGTAAGAGCTTAGTTGTACTAACAGCAGTAAATCTGTCTTCCTGTACCATGCAGGATGGACTAGTGAAGATTCACCTGATGAACCTAGGTTAAAAGCCATTGGTGATGAGATGAGGGATCTTATTATTGATGTTCACGATGAGTATTATACTTCACAAAAAGGAATTGGCCTCTACCCTACTACTGGAACTGCTTCAGACTGGTACACAATATTTTATTTGGTGTTTGTATAATAGTTCCGTTAAAGGTTCTATTCAGATAACGCAAATCTCAATAATGGTGACTACCGAGCTGCTGGTATCACCATTGAGCTCCGTGATAATGGTCAATCTGGCTTTCTGCTACCTCCTGATCAGGTAACTAGTATACTTCACAGTACCAATATAATGTTCATTATTCGCAGATAATTCCTAATGGTGAAGAGATAATACCAGCAGTGATGTACTATGCAAATAACTTGCTGGAAAATCCTTTAAAGATGGTGTAGAATGTTGTGGAAGTTGGAACTTCATGACCAATAGTTTTGCATTTGTTATAAAAAATCAATAACTGTTCTTGAAAATCTATTCTAAAATAACTTCTTGTAATTATTAACTTGATCCTTGGGTTGAAACACTTCCTCTTGCAACTAAAACAGTAATTATAGTGAAGTTTAAGCATCTATAGAGTTAACAGGGCACAGTGACTATGGGCTTGTCAATGGTgatgaagcatgcatgcatatatagcaGCAACCTGTACCACAGAACAATGGccacaaagttgaagttatgtgtgtgtgtgtgtctaaaATAATTTCGAGATCCAATTCTGTGATATACCTATGTTTCAAAATTTCTTTTatgttacatcattttaaaACTCAATTACAAGTCATACAGCATACAGCACAGCTACACTTTATTCTCTACAttaacacaacacaatacaatgtATGGTTCTGTTTTTTGCTTCCAACTGCATGAACCCTATCTTTCACCcactatatactatatagttAGTTCTCTTTTAGAATTTTTTCAGATCTCAACCTTTTTCATAATCCAGGTTTAAAATATGTAGTGCATCCAGATTTAATCTCGTGATTGTTATTTTTTTCAATGGGGGAGCATGTCCCAAGGCCCCCCCCCCTGGCTGGAGCATGTAATGCATGCTGAGTGTACATACTGGTCCTGCTGGGCTCCTCCACTACATTTACTACACAAACCTTCTCTTAACtattagtagagcggctaagcaagaattaaatttgatgaaatcattcactttgtgatgaaaagcaccaaattttctattGAACTTGAGTAAGGAATACTAAATCATTTGCCATGTCAAAAATactcaaaatcattgccttaagACATAGTcaaaaccatacaagtgcattcaAAATCTTCATTTTTGCTTAGATAGCATGAATGCATTTCAATTTTACAAGtgtaatcagaaaatctttcaaaatgttgTGATTTAAACACCTCTAATGGAGCCAGTATTTTTGAAATATATATTGCACATTTATACACCAAAACACAGCAAGCTAATGACCTCACTTTTGGATATGACTTTGCTTGTCTATGCAGATGCAAAATTTCAGCATATTTACTATTGATCATTTTCATGGCttcccaatacattttctatggtCAGATTTTTTGAgcgtgatatgattggtaattttaatggcaccatatctaatatgaatCAAACAAATATTGTCCCAAGTTTGATGAAAACTGCTATAATAGTGATATTATCTCTTCTAAGTGAATGAAATAACTACTGCGAGCCACTTAAACAAAGCGATATTTTGTAGTCAAACTTATTATCTAAATTTGCAAATTTTTCCTATTGATGTATGCCCCAGACACCCTAGACAGAGCATActctgcatgctgagtgtaTTTTGCACACTGTACGTAGCCATATCAACCGGTTTCCACTTTTCTTAGCTGTCCATTATAAATGCCCTTGCTAGCACTATCAGGAAGAAGAATATTAAACAGGTAACTGAGACACAAGTGAGAATATGTAGTGATTCTGTTGATGCAATCTTTACAGAAAACAAGGGGGTTAGTTGATGATGGTACAATGAAACTCTTCCTAATTGCTGATGCAAGAGGTCACCGATGAGTCATATATCACATACTGTTGTTACTATTGTTTCTGTAGTTGCAGAAAATTATGACACTATATATATAGAAGCCTTATATGGTATGCCGATATGTATCTCATAATAGTGATATTGAAATTGCCACTTACTTGTCATGAGTTTAAATACAAAGTTTGGTATCATTGCACTCtttatttataattatttacaCTGCGTGCTCTTTAACCTGAATAGAAAGAATAGAAAGAATTTGCTCTGTAAGTTTTCTAAGAATTAAGAAACTATATAACTGAAACGTacattgtgtgtacatgtgtatgtgacaGCTCATGTAGCCAAGTGGTTAAAGCATGCACTAACTGGTCTGATATCACCTAACTTTTACACTATACCACTTGAATGTTCTATTGTAGAGTGTGAAGTATATAAGAATGCATGGTCACTGGTTCACTGTGTTGTTGAATATCTAGATTCATAATTATGTGATTGGTACATAGGAATACAGTGCCTTTAAACATAATCATATAAAACTCGATGCATGGTGTGTCTTACTTTATTTAGAGATACACATATGCAATGTTTTCACATTCAGTTGTATAAACATATCCATGCATTGGACCAGATTGCAAACAGTCATTATGCACATCTAGAAAATGGACTGAGTGCTCAAGAGCCACTGACAAATAATCATTCAGATACTTAGCTTTATCCAACACCGTTACACTCACTTAACTACTGATATCAAATTTTAAGTGTTTTCACATATTACTGTCGTGGTTGGCAAGAAAAATTACAAATCTGTTTAATAAGCTATAGGTCACTGTATAATAGGGTCACTTTTTGTTGATAAAAGCCTTTGAGTTTAATGTATACAGCATGTGTCATATATTTTCTGGTGAGAAGTCAATGTTTAAgtacaggttgaatgcagagaaggtCTCAAATCCCAGCTGTTCTGGTTCCTTTGGTGCATGCCTAGTTGCTGGGGATCAAGCCACCACTCGGTCTGGGATTTTGCATTCTTCACATTTtagctacatgtttctgactccctgtattcacaggctttaagccttctcacaggtccctagtgggatagtatcCACAGAATATATTTACCAGATTATCTCATTAAATTGTATATGTAAGACTGAAGATAAGAAGAAAATCTAAATGTATCCCATCAATAAAATCCTTATTGATGAAAGAGGTTGCAAGTGAGTCATGTGGTCTGTGAGCATACATACAGACCACATGAAAAAATGTATCCCATACTGTCATTACTATTGTTTCTGTATAGTTGCAGTTGACAGGAAAAATTATGGCACTATATATAGAAGCCTTAAATGGCATACCATTATATGTATCTTATATAATATAAATACTTGCCATGCACTCACTTGTCATCAGTTTAATACAAAGTTTTGTATCATTGCACACTTTATTTACATGTTATTTACATTGCATGCTCCTTAACCTGAACAGAAAGAATTTGTCCTCTAGTTTTTATCCTCTTCAATTTATACTGCAAAATATGAGAATATCATCTTACATTGGTGTACACACTGTAATAAGTAGCTACCTTTTGAAATCACAATGTTTTCTGGCAACGTTCACTAACTTTAGTTTCACTACCAGGTAGTGAAACTATTTTTCAGTGATGGTCACTAACATCACTAACTTGCAAACTGTACTAAAAGTAGTGACAAAAATGTTAGTGAAAAAATCGCTAAGTTGTGTAGTGAAATCACTAACTGATAGTGAAATTACTAAATTACTGTAGTAAATGATTTTCACTGTTCCTATATATGTGTTGTGAACATCCACAAGTCAGTGAAAAGTGTGAAGTATCGTCAGTAACTTCACTAACTTATAAGCATCAAAGATAACTGATGGAATCTGAATAACCAGAGCACCATTGCATGACAAGATCATAAACACTAAAGATAGATCAGCAAGAACTGTCACTGAATGGgacaaaataattaacaactGAGAAATCAAACTGGTTATTGTGCCTCGTGTGTATTTTGAGTGGAATAATGATGTCTCCCTCCTACACATGTAACTATAGGAGAGTTTGTATATCTATAATGAATATTGACCCAACATAGTGGGATTTCATTAACAGAACACTCCGGATGTATTAATTAGGATATATGCCAACAAGTGCTTATATAGAATGAGGTTTATCTCCTGGAATTGCAGGATGATTTAAATATGTATAGTACATGTACTTAACAAGACTTTACTGCACCAAACACAGTTGTATAATGTGTGtgcatatttagaaagtagatatTAAAATGAAACCATTTGCATGTAATTGTTAAGCAACATTTCCTTAGGATGTAGTTGAACATGTGTAAGACATTAGGATGCAGCCAGACAGGTATAGGGAGATCATATACTGAGGATCTTAAGATCTTCTGAACTTTATATACCAAAGATCTCCTGCAGCAGTTAGCTCTGTCTGAATCTGGCATGCATCCCCTCAATTGTTTGTGGTATATGCATGAAATTTATGTTTATGCACAGTCTCAGTTGGTTGTGGTAATATACATACAAGCATTTTATAATATTTGACAGCATCTCATTTATGCCTATAGATTGCGTGTTGCtagggatcaagtcaccacttgGAATTTTTTTGCACCCAGCAGAGTTTAGTTTCAAGATTCTTACTTCTCACTGGttaaatgtattgtattttcTTCCTTGCATCTCAGTACGCTGAGCTCTATAAAAGAAACATTTTGTAAGTCAGGAAGAGCTTACAGCCTTACACTGCAATGTTGCTATACAACATCCTTTCATGTCATAATATTGATGTGTGTAGTGTCATGATAAGCAAGAAGATATTTTTGAACCCTTTGTGGTATGATATAGAATCATGTTTGTATGCAGTAATAAACACAAGCAAGCTTTCTTATTTAATATGCAATTCATGCATGAATGCTATAGCCATATATGAGACATGCGAGCATGGCAGAAATACAAAGTTTGCAAAGCGTGCCAAGGAATATCCCTATACATTATTCTCACCAAATGTACTTCGTAAGTGTATAATGTATTTTAGTTCTAGGTGTTATTTTTATTTACAGTAAAGGTTGAAGAGATATCTGTCTGAATATTGTAGTACTCCAGGCATTTCCTGAAGCCATGAATGTGTTGGCATGATTCTGTCACAAATAGACAGGGATGAATACATTaaaatgaataatgataatCTTGATGGTAGTGAAACAGTCAATAATAGCTTTGAAAAGATTGATGCTCAATGATATTGGAGTTATGCCAGCATGGATACATTATGGCAAAAAAGCTTTTGCCAAAGAAGGTCTTGATACACTTGAAGTCAAGAAAGTTCTTCCTGAATGTCTTACAAGTGTAGAACAAAGAATATCTATGCAACAAGGACATAGAGCAGGCCAACATGTTGTACAACTGCCAAACAAGGCCAATACCTTCTCTTTGTGACCAGAGGAAGAAGATACCATCAGGAAGAATATTAAACAGGTAACTGAGACACAAGTACAGCAGAATATGTAGCGATTCTGTTGATACAATCTTTACAGAAAACAAGGGGGCTAGTTGATGATGGTGGTTTGCCAGCATGACAGGTATCATGTGATGCTGGAAAAGAAGAAGAGAAACACTTTCAGTAGCCTCATATATTGACTACCAGTTAACAATCCGTACCTGGGCTAAGAGTGACACTGACAAGGTCAAGTTGGTGACACCATCACACTAGAAGCTAAGTCCGGCCAATTTCTCAGTGAGGGAGCATGGCACCATATGTCCAACAAGATGAGGAAGGAAGCAATAGAGTTGAGGAGTGCTCTAATCATGTATTCTGTATATATCACATCTGAAGGAAAGAAGACTGGTGATATTGTCCAGACACATGATATAGTTCAGCTGGAGTATGTACTTAATGGATAGCTTTTGGACTGCACAGGGATGAAATGCTTGGTTCATCCTTGCCCAAACTGATGTGGAGGTGGACACCACTCTCTTTCATTGACTGTAAAAACAACCAGGTCAGTGCTTTAAAATTTACAGCTACCAAAGTAGTATAATTTTATAATTAAGAAAAATATTCTTTGTAGTCTTGCGATGTATACATATGATGAATTATATTCTTCTCATGCCAGTATACGCTGGCATGATATAATTATGCGTATACAATTACTGCACCACAGAATGTAGCTGCTACATGTTGACAGCTCTTGTACCCTCCAGTGCATAGTATCATTTGGTGATACCGTTGACCCTTCTATTGaagctactgtacatatcaccCATTGTGTGATGGATGGTTTGGGAACAATAAAAGGTTAGGGCATATATTTCTTAGTATCTCAAATTATATAGAGGACTAGAAGAGAGGTTCACTAATGAAAGGATGTGAGGGCTAACTTTACATGGAAGATTCAATAGTCAACTTAACAAACACTGCTACCAAACTCTTCTATTTAAAAACAGCATAAAACAGAACTCTGTAATGAAGcctattttttttttgcagcaaaATGGACTGAAATTCTAGGTCCCAAATGTCCAAGGTtccatgtactgtatttgtttAAGTGCCACACCTTCACACTTTGATTCAATATTCATTTGATACAAAGGACtcctgtacatgtatacatacagaaATAAATTCATAAATTTCATAAGGTTATCATTAAAAATACAACACAATATACATCAAGCTTCGATATTCTCTCGATAACCAGCTTGACTCCTTGTTCGAAACTTTGTTCCTCTTAGTGACAGTTCTTGCCGAGCCATCTTTGGTGTCTGTGATCTTGTTAGTTCTGGTCTGGTTGTTCGACTTCCACTACCACTAATCCTCTTAACTGAGAACCCCTCCACACATAACTGTACCCCAACGTAAGATGGTATTCCTAATTTTTGCTGTGTAAGAAAAGAGGACATATGTTACATGACAAAAGTTTTTGCTCTGCTtaaataacttgcaatgtaattaATCAAGCAAGACACATGATAGGATAAGAAAGCTGGCACGTTACACTGTGTGTGTATATGAACAGGAAGTGATTTTCATgcctgcatagctccatggtccctaCCCCAAAGTacaccatttttgtattatagctgtctgTCAGATAGGATAggtcacacagcaaatttgactGAATTTGttccagccatttgtgagatatgggcagccaaagttttgatttttttttcttctttcttcttaAGAGGTCTACAGGGTCTAAAAATTGTGTAACGCAaatgaaatttggtacagataaaGTGCATATAGACGTGAATTCATGTACTAAGTTTGCAATGAATCTGATAAATTTCCATGGTGCTAAGAACGTTTA
The Dysidea avara chromosome 7, odDysAvar1.4, whole genome shotgun sequence genome window above contains:
- the LOC136259813 gene encoding carboxypeptidase O-like, translating into MQKATSLLLLGSLFGALIYSVSASYNRKQTYDNQVVIRCSSISRVQYQTISTQPGVDIWAIKKDQIDVRVSRENMMWLRQLGVHCTMLHDSVEQLVQKFEQKLTVKQEWFEEYHKYDDIIKWYEELADQYSNIVTYYPTIGKSYEGRDMPAVHITGSTAPNTFKMYFQCQIHAREWISGAVCGYIVNYLLENYGNNEDVTKLLDSLEFIFIPFVNPDGYAYTWSNDRLWRKNRRPGTPCDGVDLNRNYDDHWSENGSSNNPCSETYHGTGPESEPETQNTANYFKNQNAIIGAIDWHSYGQLILRPYGWTSEDSPDEPRLKAIGDEMRDLIIDVHDEYYTSQKGIGLYPTTGTASDWFYSDNANLNNGDYRAAGITIELRDNGQSGFLLPPDQIIPNGEEIIPAVMYYANNLLENPLKMV